A genomic window from Anthonomus grandis grandis chromosome 2, icAntGran1.3, whole genome shotgun sequence includes:
- the LOC126750472 gene encoding uncharacterized protein LOC126750472 isoform X1, protein MKPVVKFLRSNGIVCVIYLDDILIISKTFETACKDCQATKDLLESLGFLLNSKKSNLVPSQTCTFLGFAYNSISFKVLLPIEKATLIQAQILKLLTKDKCSILTLAQLIGKFVAACPAVKYGWVHLKILERKKYLALRSNRHNYQSTLLLSDCIKSELQWWHQTLTHNYGTHIVTNTVFALEIFTDASLTGWGAHCLSKVTHGFWHTCDRVKHINYLELLAAFNALRSFASDLSNCSILLGVDNVTAIACINRMGSVRFKNLNYITRQIWLWCETRNIFLVASYVNTKDNVHADKESRSTYTEYELSNHAFQKICQYFGKPTIDLFASQLNAKCTRYISWKPDPSSITVDAFTVSWEGQFFYAFPPFSLVLKCLQKIIAEGAQGIVVVPRWNTQPWYSTFCKLLVTKPLVFTPDQSLLSSPFRDPLWQTLSLEVEILSGRLFTDEVSQQ, encoded by the coding sequence ATGAAACCTGTAGTAAAATTCTTAAGGTCTAATGGCATTGTATGTGTTATTTATCTAGATGACATTCTCATTATTAGTAAAACTTTTGAGACAGCTTGTAAAGACTGCCAAGCTACAAAAGATCTTCTGGAATCCTTAGGTTTTTTACTTAATTCCAAGAAAAGTAATTTAGTTCCTTCTCAGACATGTACATTTCTGGGCTTTGCATATAACTCCATATCATTTAAGGTACTTTTACCCATCGAGAAGGCAACTCTTATTCAGgcacaaattttaaaacttttaacgaAGGACAAATGCTCTATTTTAACTCTGGCTCAACTTATAGGTAAATTTGTAGCAGCTTGTCCTGCTGTTAAATATGGTTgggttcatttaaaaattttagagcGTAAAAAGTATTTAGCATTACGCTCTAATAGACATAATTATCAGTcaactttattactttcagacTGTATAAAATCTGAATTACAATGGTGGCATCAAACCTTAACTCATAATTATGGTACACATATAGTGACAAATACAGTGTTTGCCCTTGAGATTTTTACAGATGCTTCTCTAACGGGTTGGGGTGCTCATTGTCTAAGTAAAGTTACACATGGTTTTTGGCACACATGTGACAGagtaaaacatattaattatttggaaTTGCTAGCAGCTTTTAACGCACTTCGTTCGTTTGCTTCAGATTTATCAAATTGTTCCATTCTACTTGGAGTAGATAATGTGACAGCCATAGCCTGTATAAATCGTATGGGTAGTGTAAggtttaaaaatcttaattatatcACAAGACAAATTTGGCTGTGGTGTGAAACTAGAAATATTTTCCTAGTTGCCTCATATGTTAATACTAAAGATAATGTCCATGCAGATAAGGAATCTCGATCGACTTATACAGAATATGAATTATCAAATCATGCTTTTCAAAAGATATGTCAGTATTTTGGTAAACCTACTATTGACCTATTTGCATCACAATTAAATGCAAAGTGTACTAGATATATCTCATGGAAACCAGATCCTAGTTCTATCACTGTAGATGCTTTCACTGTTTCGTGGGAAGGTCAATTTTTCTATGCCTTCCCACCATTTAGCCTTGTATTAAAATGCTTACAAAAGATCATTGCTGAAGGAGCCCAGGGAATAGTAGTAGTTCCTCGCTGGAATACCCAGCCATGGTACTCTACCTTTTGTAAACTTCTCGTAACAAAACCTTTAGTTTTCACACCAGATCAAAGTTTACTTTCTTCACCTTTCAGAGACCCACTTTGGCAGACCCTTTCCCTGGAGGTTGAAATTTTATCCGGGAGGCTTTTCACAGACGAGGTGTCCCAGCAATAG